AGACCACCCCTTCCGCTGGCCCTCTCGGTGTCGTAAATTATGTCCGCTATCCTGCTGAGCCTTTCACCAGCCGGGCCGACCATTGCCATGCTCGCCGTCGGATACTCCTTCCAGAGCTCCTTGGCAACCTCGTAGTTGCCCTTGCCCCAGAGGTGGCTCGCGTCCTTAATCTCGACCTTTCCGTCGTGGATGTAGAGGTAAACGGGCTCCTCGCTCTTCCCTTCGATTATCAGTGCGTCGAAGTGTCCCCTGAGCTTCGGGCCAAAAGCGTCGCCACCGCTCGAATCGCTGATGAGCCTCGTTTCGGGGCTCTTGCTGATGGCGATTACCTTGCTCGAACCCGGAACGAGGCCAGTCAATCCACCAGCCGCGAAGACGAACTTGTTCGCTGGGCTGAGCGGGTCGGTTCCAGGCGGGACTTCCCTGTAGATGATGTAGTAGCCGAGCCCCTTTCCACCGATGAACTTCCTTATCACCTCATCAGGAAGCTCTTCGTAGGTTACCTTTCCAGTTGTCAGGTTTACACGGGCTATCTTGTTCTGGTAGCCATACATCAGACACACCCCCTTGCGTTCTCTCTATCCTCCTTTGAGAGTCTCCATCCCATAGCACCGAAGTTCTCCTCTAGGTGAGCCTTGTTTCCAGCCTTTGGGATGGCTATGACGTTCTCCTCCCAGATGAGGTAGTTGAGCGCAACCTGAGCGGCTGTCTTACCGTATTTCTTCCCGATCTCGGCCAAACATTCGTTTCTCGCGAGGGTTCCCTTTTCAAGCGGCGTGTAGGCTATCAGCGCAATCCCCTCACGCTTCATGTAGTCGAGCAGACCTGTAGTTTCTGGCCAGCGGTCTTTGAGGGAGTACTTGACCTCGTTGGCGACTATCTCGTACTTCTTCATCGCCTCCTGGCTTCTCTTGAGAAGCTCGAGGTCGAAGTTGCTGACGCCGATGTACCTGATCAGCCCCTCGTCGACGAGCTCCTCTAGCGCGTGGAGCGTCTCCTTGATCTTCTCCCAACTGTCGCCAGGCCAGTGGAGGAGATAAAGGTCAATATAAGTGCCTAGTCTCTTTGCGCTCGCTCTTGCGGCCCTCTTTGCTTCCTCGTAGCCGAAGTGTGTCGGCCACACTTTGCTGATGATGAAAATATCATCGCGCTCGAACTCCTTTATGGCCTCTCCTACGAGCTCCTCCGAGTGTCCTGCCCCGTAGAACTCAGCGGTGTCTATGAGGTTTATTCCGAGCTCGAGGCCATGCCTTAGAACCTCAACGCTCTCATTATCCTTTGAATAGTCTGGACTCTCGTAGCCGCCTATTCCCCACGTGCCCATGCCTATGGCCGTAACTTTGTCGTCACCTATCCACTTAAGGTCGTTAAAAATCCTAACCTTCTTCATCTTTCACACCAAAACGATTTGGAACTCGACCTTAATTAAGGTTTCTCTCTGAACGATAAAATGGAAGAAGAAATGATGGGTCGTGGCCAACTCTGGAAACTGAGTTTTGGCCAAAACGGTTGGGGACATTCTGAGAGCGCTACCATGAACGGCAGTTTTATTAACAACGATAGATTCACGCCCAATATGAGACACTTTATTCGACCCTTTAATGAACCAATGTTCTCACTCAGCAACGCACCTCACAACGGGGGCCTCTTTAAGGCAAACGGCTTCTTCTTCATGATGGTTCACAAGAACTATTCTGGCGACTATAAGGCCGATTGTCTGAAGTTCGAACAGGAAAACGGCCTAAATAACTTCGTCGGCTTCATGACGGCGGCTAACATTGAGAAAGTCCTGGCCGTCTCAAGGAGCGGAAGCGTTACAGCCTACATAACTGCAGGGGTAACCAACCCCGCGATAGCCGGAGAAGTCCCACCGCCTTGGAAGCCCGGGACGATAAATATGGCGCTCGTTATTGAAGACGGCCTGACGGTCGGGGCAATGGCCAACGCAATAATGACGGCTACCGAGGCGAAGACATACACCCTGCTGAGACTTGGCTACAACGCGACGGGAACGACGAGCGATGGGATAGGAGTTTTCGCCTTCGAGGGAGAAAAAGAATGGGCCGGGACGGCGACGGAGCTCGGAATAAACATAGGCCGAGCCGTTAGGAAGGCGCTGGAGGAGAGTTTGGGGAAGTGGAAATCATCGAGAAAGGGTTAAATACACGTTCGTCAAAATTCACCTCGGTGAGAGAATGGAAGATATGGAGAGCCAGGTTGAGAGACTTTTCCTGTACGCCCAGAACCTCCTCTTGAAGCTTCGGCTGAAGGAACTTCAAAAGGATCACGTTACACTTGAAGACATTGAGAGAATTGTTCAGGAGGAGTTAACTGTTGACGAGGATGTTGAAGACATAACAGAGATAATTCGTCAGATGAGGGAGAGAGATTATGAGTTTGAGTACTGACGTGGTACTGGATACCAGCGTTCTCGTTAAGGGTATTTTGCCCCCTCTGCGTAGGAAACGTGATGATGTTTATTATAGACAGCTCTCCCTTCATTTGAAGGCCAAGGAACTTTTGAATAACGTTCAGGACGGAATATTCTCGCTTCACGAACCCGTTGTAGCCCTTATTGAAACTTCAACCGTGCTGTGGAGACTTTCGAAAAGTGAACGAATAGTCAATGTTGGGATAGAGTTTTTGGAGGCACATTCCCTCTTTTACTTTTTTCTTCTGAAAGCCTCGCCCTTTAGGGCGGGGATGCAGTAATCAAAAGACCAGCCTGAAAGCGAGAAAGCACTTCACCAAAATACTTAAATACTAAACCATACTACTAAATACTGGTGAGTGGAGTGGGAGTAATCACAATCTCCGTTGATGATGAAGTCGAAAAGAAATTCAGAGAACTCGTGGAGAAAAAATACGGGAAAATCAGAGGGGCTTTAGGTGTTGCGGTAACCGAAGCAATTAAACTCTGGATTAAAAAAGTCGAAAGCGAGGAAAAATGAAGCGAACAGTAACAGTAAAACTACAACCCTCAAAAGCCCAAGAGAAAGCTCTTTCCGAGTTAGCTCTTATTAGCTCCAAAGTTTGGAACAAGGTGAACTACCTAAGAAGAAAAGAATTCTTCGAGGGCAAACCAATAGACTTTAACAAAACCGAGAAAATAGTCTATGAAGAGTTTAAATCCGAGATAGGCTCGGCAACAGTCCAGCAAATAGCGAGAAAGAACGCCGAAAGCTGGAGAAGTTTCTTCTCACTCCTTCGGAACAAGCGGAACGGAGAACTACCAAAATGGTTCAAGCCAAAACCCCCGAACTACATCAAGGAAGGAGGCTTAATAATCCTCAGAAACGACCAATACAAAATTGAGGGAAACAAGCTAATCCTCAAAGGCCTCGGAAAATTCAGAAGACTGGAAGTCCAGTTCAAAGGGAGAATCCACCTTAAAGGCAAGCAAGGTCGCTTAGAGATAACTTTCGACCCTGTAAAGCGAAAATGGTATGCTCATATTTCATACACGGTGGAGGAGAAACTAATTAACGGTAAGTGGGTTAAGCTTCCAAGAGAACCCTTAGGCAACCTTTCAGCAGGCATAGACTTGGGAGTGAACAACCTAATGGCCGTTTACGTTGAGAATGGAGAGAGTTTCTTGGTGAACGGTAGGCCATTAAAAAGTATTGATTTTTACTGGCAGAAGAGGATTGCAGAGTATCAGTCCAAACTTAACAAAAGCGGAGCTAAAAAGAGTAAGAAACTCTCCAGAATGCACCAGAAGGCCAAGCTTCAGGCGAAACACTACATTAACACGATGGTGAGACAAACCGTTGAGAAGCTTTATCATCTCGGAGTTTCGAGAATAATAGTCGGTTATCCGAAGGGGATAGCAAGAAACTCCGACAGAGGTAGGAAGCAGAATTATCTCCTCTCCCACGTCTGGCGGTTTAACACGGTGATAAAACGGCTCAAGGAAGTCGCCGAAGAGTATGGTATTCAGGTTTTGGTTGTGAATGAGGCTTTCACTTCAAAAACGTGCCCCGTCTGCGGGAAGCCCCACGATGGGGCGAGATTTGTTCGGGGTTTGTTTAAGTGTCCCGCAACGGGGCTTATCTTCAATGCAGACCTCGTTGGAGCGTTTAACATTTTGAGAAAGGCTGTAAAAACGATAACCCCGAGCCTCTCTGCTTTGTCAGGAGGTAGGGGTAATTGGCCGGAGACCCGGCCAGAGGGGTCGAAGACCCGCTTTAAATTGGGTCTGAATGAGACTCCTCAAACCTCTCCGCCAATGGTGAGGGGTTAATTCGTTGGAACCCTCGCCCTTTAGGGCGGGGAGGAGGTCAGTCGGATGTGTACCTAATGGATGAGGCTATGAAACTAGGTAAGAAAACTGGGGCCAGCGGCTTTGATGTTCTTTTCCTGGCCTGTGCAAAGGTCTGTGGAGCAGTCCTCATCACAGATGATCTAAAGATGTATGAAAAGGCGAGAGAAATAGGAATAATGAGCCAGCTTCTCAGGGAGATTTCATCCCCATGAGCCTCCTGTAAAGCTCCTCAACCTTCGCTGAGACCTCCTCGGGTGAAAAGCCTGCCTTGATGGCAAGCCAGGTTGCTCCTCCCGCTCCCACGCCCTCCTTGACGTAGCCGTTCTCGTAGTCCCTCAATCCTTTGAACTCACTCTTCGAGAAGTCGAGGTCGGCCGCATAGGTGATTATTCCTATCTCCTTCGCCGTCTCTATGAAGGTTGCGCTCTTATCGCGGACTACCCACTTTGTCGTAGCTATCATGAACCTGCTCATGTCCTCTTCGAGGGCCTTCAGGAGGGCAGATACTGCCAGCATCTGCGTTCCTCCTGCTAAAACTACATTTTTCCTGAAACCGAGCGCCAGACCCACGACGGTTGCCATCATAGGGTCACCAAACTGCCTGAGCGCTTCGAGCGGATTGTCTTTCAGCTGGCCCCTCTCGATCCCCGCTCTCTGGAATCCCTCAGCAATAACTTGCTCCTTGAGGCTCTGGGGGTTCTCAGGTGAAGCTGAGCTCGTCCTCGCATCGTAGCCCATAGCCCAGAGAACGGCCTGGGCAGTGGTAGTTCCGCCGGGGGTTGACTCGCCGATAACCAGCTCTTCTATCTCCGTCCTATTGAGCTCCTCGCCGAGGAGCTTTGCCATCCTGACAATCTCGCCGAATTCGGGGAGTGCTGGCTCTCTCCTGAAGTCCCTCCCAACGGCTGAGCTTATGTGAACGTGGGGTACGAGGGGGGCGAGGTATGTTCCGCCCCTGACCACGAGTATCGGAAAGTTCGCAAGTTCCCTAGCGGCCTTGGTGATTATAGCCGGTGTCGGGTGTCCTTCGGGGGTTACGGGGATAGCGTCTATTATCCTCGGCTTTTCATAGAAGAGGTATTCGGCGTCGGCGGGCGGAGTCAGCTTTGTCAATTCGGGAGTCGCTCCAGCAACGCTTATCCCTGGTATCAGGCTGACCTCAGTGTTTCCCAGAACCAGAATGAAGATGCTCTTCACTTCAACCACCGTGGACTTTTTATCCAGAGCCAATTTAAACTTGTTGGGTGTGGGAATGACGAGGATTTACCACGCGGTCAGGTTCAAGGGCGGAACCGCCTACGTGTTATTCGACGGCTGTAACTGGAACTGCTCTTTCTGCGTATGGAGGAAGGTAACGCGATGGAGCCTCTGCTTGCCGTTGGAAACGCGCAGAAAGCTCGACTACATGTGGAGGACGGGTAGAGTTAGGTACCTCTCCGTTAATGAAGTCGTGGACCTCCTGAAAAAAGCAAGGGTAACAACGGCCTTCCTCGGCGGAGGAGAACCAACCTTGGACCCCGAGCTCAAGGCTCTAATGCGGGCCCTTAGACGCGAGGGGATAAAACCCTGGCTCGTCACCAACGGCGAGAACCTCGACGACGAGATGGTGGAGCTCGCCGAGGGGGCGACCTTCAGCATAAAGGCCCTCGACGATGAACTCCACCGCAGAATAACGGGAGCCCCAAACGGAAAGGCTATTAAGAACTTCAGGCGCTACGCGGGAACAGGAAAGCTTGTCGCGGAGACGGTCTTTGTGCCCGGCCTCGTGGAGTGCGGGGAAATAGAGAGAATAGCACGCTTCATAGCGTCCATCAGCCCAGAAATGAGGCTCAGAATAGACCCACTCGTCCAGGGGGTCGACATTGAGAAGGTGGACGAATGCATAGAGCGCGTGAGGGAAATTCTGCCGAAAGCGGATAGGATACGCGTTAAGGGAAGCGTTGAGCCCCCCGAAGTCCTCTACCCGGAGGTGTGAAGATGGGAAAGGCGCTGATGGTTCAGGGAACTATGTCTGGGGCCGGAAAGTCCCTCCTCGTTGCTGCCCTCTGCAGGATATTCACGAACCTCGGCTACGATGTGGTTCCCTTCAAGAGCCAGAACATGAGTCTCAACTCGGCTCCAAGCATCGAGGGGGGAGAGATAAGCCGCGCCCAGTACCTCCAGGCGCTCGCGTGCAGAAAAAAGCCGAGCGTGAAGTTCAATCCCATCCTCCTCAAGCCCGAGGGCAACATGAGAAGCCAGGTCGTCTTCATGGGCAGGCCGATTGGGAGCGTCTCGGCAAGGGACTACATGCTCTCAAAGAAGGCTGAGCTTTTTGAAAAGGCCATCGAGGTTTTGAAGGAGCTAATGAGAGAGCACGACCTCGTTATAATCGAGGGCGCTGGCTCTCCCGTTGAGATAAACCTGAAGGACTACGACATAGCCAACATGCGCGTGGCAAAAGCCGTTAATGCCCCCGTCATCTTGGTGGCCGACATAGACAGGGGCGGGAGCTTCGCCCAGATAGTCGGGACTATGGAGCTTTTAAGTGAGGAAGAGCGGGAGCTCGTTATGGGCTTCATATTCAACAAGTTCCGGGGCGACGCTTCCCTCCTGAAGCCCGGCTTCGAGTTCCTCGAAAAGCGCTGCGGAAAGCCCGTTCTCGGTGTTGTTCCGTACATCGAGCATCGCCTGCCCGAGGAGGACTCGCTCGCCGAGTTCCCGAAGGTTAGGGGCGACCTCCACATTCAGATAATCAAGCTCCCCCACATAAGCAACTTCACTGACTTTGAACCCCTCCACTGGGCTAACGGCGTGGACTACGTAACGAGGGCCGAGGAAATAAAGGGCGACCTCATAATAGTCCCCGGGAGCAAGAACACGGTAGAGGATCTGCTCTGGATGAGGGAGAACGGAATCGAGGACGCGATAATCGAGGCTCACCGCGAAGGTTCCTTCGTCGTTGGCATATGCGGCGGCTTCCAAATGCTTGGAAAGGAGATAATCGATGAGGTCGAGTCGAAGAGGGGAAGAGTAGAAGGCATCGGCCTTCTGCCAGCCAAAACTGTCTTTACAGGGGAGAAGAGAACCAACCATCTAAAGGCTGAAGTGCTTTGGGAACCCGCAAGGGGTATGTGGGTTGAGGGCTACGAGATAAGAATGGGGCGCTCAACTTCTGAAAAGCCTTTCTCGGTAATAACCTCAATAAACGGGGCCAGAGCCTTCGAGCCTGAGGGAGCGATAGGCAAGAGGGCCTTCGGCACATACCTCCACGGAATCTTCCACAACTTCGCCTTCACGGAGAGATTTCTCAACATGCTGAGAGCCGAGAAGGGCCTTGAGCCTGTTAAGGTCGAGGAGTGGAGCATCGAAGAGGAGATAGAGAAGTTTACCCGGGTTGTGAGGGAGAGCGTTGATGTCGAGTACATAATCCAGAGACTTGGGCTTTAGCGACACCGATGGAGAATTTTCTTCGTAGCTTTTTCCAGTTTTTTCATCTCAGATGCCATTCTTTCTGCTAGGGCTTCCCTTTCTTTTTCGCTCATCTCGAATAGGGACTTCGTGAGGGGGTAGTAGATGCACAACCTCTTTGATCCTCTAGTAGTTCCGTATGGTTCCTCCCACTTGATCTCTTCGATTGGTACATTCATTGCCCTTGCTATTTCGTCAATACGTTCCTGAAGACATTCCTGTATCCGTTCGTTCTCCTCGGGAGAGGGCTTTCCTATATAGACTCCAATTGAAAATTTGTATTCCCATATACGCCACTCGTAGGGAACATCAGAGACGCCACTACCAAACACGAATCTGTATCTTGGCCGTGGCCTAAGGTTTTTGCCGTATCTCTCCAGGACTCTTCTCCAGATATCTAGATAAGTCTCTTCCCTGGGTCCCAATCGTTCAATGGCACTCTTACTGATTTTCCTCCACTGATTGGGCATTACGACGATATCGAAGTCAACCGCATAGGGGGAGTCTCCGATTTTCACAGCCTTCACTTCAATTCCAAAGAATCCGATATCCTGGCCAGTGTTCTCGTTAAGCCAGTTTAGTGCCTGTTTATGCTCTTCTGAAAACTTCTCGGCTATCCACACTATGATTTTTGCATCTAATCCCGATGCATAAGTGAGTATTTTTCCGAGGTGATCATGATTGGTTTTTTCGAACTGATTCTCTATGATTACCATTCCCTCGCTATTGGCATCCCTCGCAACTATATCCGCAAAATAGCTTCCAATCTGGTATTCCCTCTCAATGTCTTCGAGTTCTACTCCTATTTTTTCTTCGAGAATTTTAATGTTCTCAACAAGCCAGTTACTGAACTCCTCTTCCCTGGAAAACACTTTCCGAATAGGGAAGACACCTAAACGGGCAATCTCTACCATACCATCACCGTCCCGTTGTTAGGTCTTCCCACCCAAATATAACTTTTCTCACAAGCCTCGCTATCCTCTCCGCGAGCTTTAAATCCTCCGGCGTGTTGACGTTCAGGGCCAAAAGCGGGTTCTCAAGCTCAAAGAATCCCTCCCCCTCGAAGCCAACCGCGTTGAGGCCCACTATTGCGTAGCC
This sequence is a window from Thermococcus kodakarensis KOD1. Protein-coding genes within it:
- a CDS encoding cobyric acid synthase, yielding MGKALMVQGTMSGAGKSLLVAALCRIFTNLGYDVVPFKSQNMSLNSAPSIEGGEISRAQYLQALACRKKPSVKFNPILLKPEGNMRSQVVFMGRPIGSVSARDYMLSKKAELFEKAIEVLKELMREHDLVIIEGAGSPVEINLKDYDIANMRVAKAVNAPVILVADIDRGGSFAQIVGTMELLSEEERELVMGFIFNKFRGDASLLKPGFEFLEKRCGKPVLGVVPYIEHRLPEEDSLAEFPKVRGDLHIQIIKLPHISNFTDFEPLHWANGVDYVTRAEEIKGDLIIVPGSKNTVEDLLWMRENGIEDAIIEAHREGSFVVGICGGFQMLGKEIIDEVESKRGRVEGIGLLPAKTVFTGEKRTNHLKAEVLWEPARGMWVEGYEIRMGRSTSEKPFSVITSINGARAFEPEGAIGKRAFGTYLHGIFHNFAFTERFLNMLRAEKGLEPVKVEEWSIEEEIEKFTRVVRESVDVEYIIQRLGL
- a CDS encoding adenosylcobinamide amidohydrolase, with protein sequence MRHFIRPFNEPMFSLSNAPHNGGLFKANGFFFMMVHKNYSGDYKADCLKFEQENGLNNFVGFMTAANIEKVLAVSRSGSVTAYITAGVTNPAIAGEVPPPWKPGTINMALVIEDGLTVGAMANAIMTATEAKTYTLLRLGYNATGTTSDGIGVFAFEGEKEWAGTATELGINIGRAVRKALEESLGKWKSSRKG
- a CDS encoding aldo/keto reductase, with the translated sequence MKKVRIFNDLKWIGDDKVTAIGMGTWGIGGYESPDYSKDNESVEVLRHGLELGINLIDTAEFYGAGHSEELVGEAIKEFERDDIFIISKVWPTHFGYEEAKRAARASAKRLGTYIDLYLLHWPGDSWEKIKETLHALEELVDEGLIRYIGVSNFDLELLKRSQEAMKKYEIVANEVKYSLKDRWPETTGLLDYMKREGIALIAYTPLEKGTLARNECLAEIGKKYGKTAAQVALNYLIWEENVIAIPKAGNKAHLEENFGAMGWRLSKEDRENARGCV
- a CDS encoding DUF4268 domain-containing protein encodes the protein MVEIARLGVFPIRKVFSREEEFSNWLVENIKILEEKIGVELEDIEREYQIGSYFADIVARDANSEGMVIIENQFEKTNHDHLGKILTYASGLDAKIIVWIAEKFSEEHKQALNWLNENTGQDIGFFGIEVKAVKIGDSPYAVDFDIVVMPNQWRKISKSAIERLGPREETYLDIWRRVLERYGKNLRPRPRYRFVFGSGVSDVPYEWRIWEYKFSIGVYIGKPSPEENERIQECLQERIDEIARAMNVPIEEIKWEEPYGTTRGSKRLCIYYPLTKSLFEMSEKEREALAERMASEMKKLEKATKKILHRCR
- the cobT gene encoding nicotinate mononucleotide-dependent phosphoribosyltransferase CobT, with amino-acid sequence MKSIFILVLGNTEVSLIPGISVAGATPELTKLTPPADAEYLFYEKPRIIDAIPVTPEGHPTPAIITKAARELANFPILVVRGGTYLAPLVPHVHISSAVGRDFRREPALPEFGEIVRMAKLLGEELNRTEIEELVIGESTPGGTTTAQAVLWAMGYDARTSSASPENPQSLKEQVIAEGFQRAGIERGQLKDNPLEALRQFGDPMMATVVGLALGFRKNVVLAGGTQMLAVSALLKALEEDMSRFMIATTKWVVRDKSATFIETAKEIGIITYAADLDFSKSEFKGLRDYENGYVKEGVGAGGATWLAIKAGFSPEEVSAKVEELYRRLMGMKSP
- a CDS encoding RNA-guided endonuclease InsQ/TnpB family protein, coding for MKRTVTVKLQPSKAQEKALSELALISSKVWNKVNYLRRKEFFEGKPIDFNKTEKIVYEEFKSEIGSATVQQIARKNAESWRSFFSLLRNKRNGELPKWFKPKPPNYIKEGGLIILRNDQYKIEGNKLILKGLGKFRRLEVQFKGRIHLKGKQGRLEITFDPVKRKWYAHISYTVEEKLINGKWVKLPREPLGNLSAGIDLGVNNLMAVYVENGESFLVNGRPLKSIDFYWQKRIAEYQSKLNKSGAKKSKKLSRMHQKAKLQAKHYINTMVRQTVEKLYHLGVSRIIVGYPKGIARNSDRGRKQNYLLSHVWRFNTVIKRLKEVAEEYGIQVLVVNEAFTSKTCPVCGKPHDGARFVRGLFKCPATGLIFNADLVGAFNILRKAVKTITPSLSALSGGRGNWPETRPEGSKTRFKLGLNETPQTSPPMVRG
- a CDS encoding radical SAM protein, with amino-acid sequence MTRIYHAVRFKGGTAYVLFDGCNWNCSFCVWRKVTRWSLCLPLETRRKLDYMWRTGRVRYLSVNEVVDLLKKARVTTAFLGGGEPTLDPELKALMRALRREGIKPWLVTNGENLDDEMVELAEGATFSIKALDDELHRRITGAPNGKAIKNFRRYAGTGKLVAETVFVPGLVECGEIERIARFIASISPEMRLRIDPLVQGVDIEKVDECIERVREILPKADRIRVKGSVEPPEVLYPEV